TCGATGTCCCAGAAATACCACTGCAGTCCCTGAACCCATTCGAAATAAGAAACAGTGACGCCTCCTGCATTTGCCAGGAAGTCAGGAACGATGAAGATACCCTTTTCGAGAAGAATTTCTTCAGCCTCTGGCGTTACTGGACCATTGGCTCCTTCGACAATAACTTTTGCTCTCACATCGTTGACATTTTCCATAGTGATGGCGTTTTCAAGGGCAGCAGGAATCAGAATATCCACATCTAGGGTGAGGAGCTCTTCATTGGTGATTGCTTTGGCATTTGGATAACCTTTAACTACGCCGTTGTTCTGATCTCTGTATGCTATAACATCATCGATATCCAATCCATCTGGATTGTAGATGCCTCCAGAAACGTCGCTGAGAGCCACTATCTTTGAACCGAGCTCGTCTTTGATGAGCTTGGCGGCGTATGAACCGACGTTTCCAAAACCCTGAACAGCGATTGTAGCGGATTCTGCATCTAGACCTTTGTAGTTTATGGCTTCTTCGGTTACGACCCTGACACCTCTGCCAGTGGCCTCCGGTCTTCCGGCTGAACCTCCGATATCCATGGGTTTTCCTGTAACGATACCCAGAACTGAATGCCCGACATTCATCGAATATGTGTCCATGAACCAGGACATGATCTGTGCGTTTGTATTAACATCAGGAGCAGGAATGTCCTTATCCTCACCAATTATTACCTGTATCTCAGAGAAGAACCTTCTTGAGAGTCTTTCAAGCTCACCCGTTGAGAGTTTTGAAGGGTCTACAGCGACTCCACCTTTACCTCCACCATACGGAATACCGACCACAGCACATTTCCATGTCATCCAGAAAGCAAGAGCCTTGACTTCATCGAGAGTGACGCTCGGATGATATCTTATTCCTCCTTTTGCGGGACCTCTGGCGATATTGTGTTGAA
This genomic interval from Kosmotoga pacifica contains the following:
- a CDS encoding Glu/Leu/Phe/Val family dehydrogenase, with amino-acid sequence MAEINLFENALKQFRKAAKVMELDPCLADVLMHPKRELTVNFPVRMDDGSVKVFTGHRVQHNIARGPAKGGIRYHPSVTLDEVKALAFWMTWKCAVVGIPYGGGKGGVAVDPSKLSTGELERLSRRFFSEIQVIIGEDKDIPAPDVNTNAQIMSWFMDTYSMNVGHSVLGIVTGKPMDIGGSAGRPEATGRGVRVVTEEAINYKGLDAESATIAVQGFGNVGSYAAKLIKDELGSKIVALSDVSGGIYNPDGLDIDDVIAYRDQNNGVVKGYPNAKAITNEELLTLDVDILIPAALENAITMENVNDVRAKVIVEGANGPVTPEAEEILLEKGIFIVPDFLANAGGVTVSYFEWVQGLQWYFWDIEDVRKALHKIMRQAFSNVVNTMHKYNTDMRTAAYIVAIDRVATATKLRGIYP